The following proteins are encoded in a genomic region of Macadamia integrifolia cultivar HAES 741 unplaced genomic scaffold, SCU_Mint_v3 scaffold1363, whole genome shotgun sequence:
- the LOC122063575 gene encoding receptor like protein kinase S.2 — protein MQLKHFLPVLPADLDEIESSTPRRSRSSRQPSTEEHGLFTFVNHVLRSIYTGFSDCYVTRNNHSSCNFQDTPGVDLSQKVVGSNNPRIFSFAELYIASNGFSEDQILGSGGFGRVYRAVLPSDGTIVAVKCLTEKGEQFEKTFAAELMAVAQLRHRNLVRLRGWCVHEDQLLLVYDYMPNLSLDRILFKRPDCPASPILNWERRYRIVAGLAAALFYLHEQLETQIIHRDVKTSNVMLDSNYNARLGDFGLARWLEHELEFAAPSFDSNYEFRMAETTRIGGTIGYLPPESFQKKSIATAKSDVFSFGIVVLEVASGRRAIDLACQDEKIVLLDWVRRLSDEGKCLQAGDTRLLDGSYKLPEMELLINLGLLCTLGDPQVRPSMKWVVEVLAGNIVGKLPALPSFKAYPQYISYSSSTATTIITISTVIGTSTTTTNASQWSNLTSGYATAAGDTIFMTAMDGETNSNGHDGETNSNSHISGVIRSKIPSVDTPREIPFKEIIAATNDFSEARRVAELDFGTAYHGYLENRHHVLVKRLGMKKCPALRIRFANELQNLGNLRHRNLVQLRGWCTEQGEMLVVYDYSARSQLSYFLFHDKSWPSVLTWRRRYNIIKSIASAIFYLHEGWDEQVIHRNITSAAIILDGDMSPRLGSFALAEFLARNDHGHHAETSPEKSVRGIFGYIAPEYIESGEVTALADVYSFGVLMLEVVTGRMAVDFRWPEVLLVKKVREFEIQRRPLVELADWRMNDEYDKRELTRLVKLGIACTRSDPSLRPSMRQIVSILDGNDGCFKEEAQRKEMREEWLRRNDYSLTSIRRIQAIGIQ, from the coding sequence ATGCAACTCAAACATTTCCTCCCAGTTTTACCTGCAGATCTAGATGAAATCGAGTCCTCAACCCCTCGTCGTTCTCGTTCCAGTCGCCAACCTTCCACCGAGGAACATGGGCTTTTCACTTTTGTTAACCATGTACTCCGCAGCATCTACACGGGTTTCTCCGATTGCTATGTCACTCGCAACAACCACTCTTCCTGCAACTTCCAGGACACCCCAGGTGTCGATCTCTCCCAAAAGGTTGTGGGTTCGAACAACCCAAGAATCTTCAGCTTCGCTGAGCTCTACATCGCTTCCAATGGCTTCAGTGAAGATCAAATCCTCGGTAGTGGCGGATTCGGTCGTGTTTATAGAGCCGTCTTACCAAGCGATGGCACTATTGTTGCCGTCAAGTGCTTGACTGAGAAAGGAGAACAGTTCGAGAAGACCTTCGCTGCTGAATTGATGGCGGTCGCTCAGCTTCGCCACCGAAACCTCGTTCGCCTTAGGGGTTGGTGTGTTCATGAAGATCAATTGCTTCTTGTATATGACTACATGCCTAATCTCAGCCTCGATCGGATTCTCTTCAAACGACCTGATTGCCCTGCCTCTCCGATTCTGAATTGGGAACGACGATATCGAATTGTGGCGGGTCTTGCGGCTGCTCTGTTCTATCTACATGAGCAATTGGAGACACAAATCATCCACCGAGATGTCAAGACTAGTAATGTCATGTTAGATTCCAATTATAACGCTCGGTTGGGCGATTTCGGATTAGCACGGTGGCTAGAGCATGAACTTGAATTTGCAGCACCATCTTTTGATAGCAATTATGAGTTCAGGATGGCGGAGACAACCAGAATTGGTGGCACAATTGGGTACTTACCACCGGAGAGCTTCCAGAAAAAAAGCATTGCTACTGCAAAATCTGATGTTTTTAGCTTTGGGATTGTTGTTTTGGAGGTGGCGAGTGGTCGGCGAGCAATCGATCTCGCCTGCCAAGATGAGAAGATTGTCCTGCTTGATTGGGTTCGACGGCTATCTGATGAAGGTAAGTGTTTACAAGCTGGAGATACTCGGTTACTAGATGGGTCTTATAAGCTTCCTGAGATGGAGCTTTTAATCAATCTCGGCCTCCTCTGTACTTTGGGTGATCCACAAGTAAGGCCTAGTATGAAATGGGTTGTCGAAGTTCTTGCCGGTAATATCGTCGGCAAATTGCCGGCGTTGCCGTCGTTTAAGGCCTATCCTCAATACATCTCCTATTCATCTTCCACTGCCACCACAATCATAACAATTTCAACAGTAATAggaacatcaacaacaacaacaaatgcaTCTCAATGGTCTAATTTAACATCTGGTTATGCAACTGCTGCTGGTGACACCATTTTTATGACAGCCATGGATGGGGAAACTAACAGCAATGGCCATGATGGAGAAACTAACAGTAACAGTCACATTAGTGGCGTTATTCGGAGCAAAATTCCTTCGGTTGATACACCACGAGAGATACCTTTCAAGGAAATCATTGCTGCAACGAATGATTTCTCCGAAGCTAGAAGAGTTGCAGAGCTGGACTTTGGTACTGCCTACCATGGCTACCTAGAGAACCGTCATCATGTATTGGTGAAGAGGCTTGGGATGAAGAAATGCCCTGCTTTAAGGATACGTTTTGCCAATGAGCTCCAGAACCTTGGGAATCTCCGACACCGGAATCTGGTGCAGCTCCGAGGCTGGTGCACTGAGCAAGGGGAGATGCTTGTTGTCTATGACTACTCTGCTCGCAGTCAGCTCAGTTATTTCCTCTTCCATGACAAGAGCTGGCCCTCTGTCCTAACATGGAGGCGGCGttacaatataattaaatcgaTCGCATCTGCAATCTTTTATCTCCATGAAGGTTGGGATGAGCAGGTCATCCATAGGAATATTACTTCTGCAGCTATCATCCTTGATGGTGACATGAGCCCACGTCTTGGCTCTTTCGCCCTTGCTGAGTTCCTGGCTCGGAATGACCATGGCCATCACGCGGAAACTAGCCCAGAGAAATCAGTTCGTGGGATATTTGGATACATAGCCCCTGAGTACATTGAATCCGGTGAGGTGACCGCATTGGCTGATGTTTATAGCTTTGGGGTTCTTATGCTTGAGGTGGTTACCGGCAGGATGGCAGTTGACTTCCGGTGGCCTGAGGTGCTGTTGGTGAAGAAGGTTCGTGAATTTGAGATACAGAGGAGACCATTGGTGGAGCTGGCGGACTGGAGAATGAATGATGAGTATGATAAAAGGGAGCTTACTAGGCTTGTGAAATTGGGAATTGCATGTACCAGATCAGATCCTAGTTTGCGACCGAGTATGAGGCAAATTGTTAGCATACTAGATGGTAATGATGGGTGCTTCAAGGAAGAAGCACAAAGGAAGGAGATGAGGGAAGAGTGGCTGCGCAGGAATGATTATTCTTTGACATCTATCAGGAGAATCCAAGCTATTGGTATTCAATGA
- the LOC122063576 gene encoding probable calcium-binding protein CML22 isoform X1, translating into MKKSLGTSHICPSLKSFVSKKVETVLFHFSSPKMYKRLDANLEKKMVEAIKQRGTSGKNNFRSMNSIVMRFPQFKEELKNIKSVFQQYDEDSNGIIDREELKRCLSKLQLQLTEKEMEDLLHSCDFDSIEGMQFNQFIVLLCLIYLLAEPSTSSHTTSKMGSPQLDAMFDTIVQAFLFLDKNGDGKVNKNDMVRALNEGSPQEKSPRHITKTRFKEMDWGKNGKVSFKEFLSALNNWVGVDTDDEK; encoded by the exons atgaaaaaatcACTAG GCACATCGCACATCTGCCCCTCACTAAAGTCATTCGTTTCCAAAAAAGTTGAAACCGTGCTTTTCCATTTCAGTTCACCAAAAATGTACAAGAGGTTAGATGCAAATCTTGAAAAGAAGATGGTAGAAGCAATCAAACAGAGAGGCACATCAGGGAAGAATAATTTCAGATCAATGAATAGCATAGTCATGAGGTTTCCTCAATTTAAAGAGGAGCTGAAAAACATCAAGAGTGTCTTTCAGCAGTACG atGAAGACTCAAATGGAATTATTGACCGTGAGGAGCTAAAGAGATGCTTAAGCAAACTGCAATTACAACTGACAGAGAAGGAAATGGAGGATCTACTCCATTCTTGTGACTTTGACAGCATCGAAGGAATGCAATTCAATCAGTTCATTGTCCTCCTTTGTCTTATCTATCTCCTAGCAGAGCCTTCAACATCTTCACACACT ACATCCAAGATGGGATCACCACAGCTTGACGCTATGTTTGATACAATTGTTCAAGCATTTTTGTTTCTTGATAAAAATGGAGATGGCAAGGTGAACAAGAATGACATGGTCAGGGCATTGAACGAGGGTTCTCCTCAGGAGAAATCTCCAAGGCACATCACCAAGACACGTTTCA AGGAGATGGACTGGGGCAAGAATGGAAAGGTCAGTTTTAAAGAGTTCCTTTCCGCACTAAACAATTGGGTTGGGGTTGATACTGATGATGAGAAGTAA
- the LOC122063576 gene encoding probable calcium-binding protein CML22 isoform X2 — MYKRLDANLEKKMVEAIKQRGTSGKNNFRSMNSIVMRFPQFKEELKNIKSVFQQYDEDSNGIIDREELKRCLSKLQLQLTEKEMEDLLHSCDFDSIEGMQFNQFIVLLCLIYLLAEPSTSSHTTSKMGSPQLDAMFDTIVQAFLFLDKNGDGKVNKNDMVRALNEGSPQEKSPRHITKTRFKEMDWGKNGKVSFKEFLSALNNWVGVDTDDEK, encoded by the exons ATGTACAAGAGGTTAGATGCAAATCTTGAAAAGAAGATGGTAGAAGCAATCAAACAGAGAGGCACATCAGGGAAGAATAATTTCAGATCAATGAATAGCATAGTCATGAGGTTTCCTCAATTTAAAGAGGAGCTGAAAAACATCAAGAGTGTCTTTCAGCAGTACG atGAAGACTCAAATGGAATTATTGACCGTGAGGAGCTAAAGAGATGCTTAAGCAAACTGCAATTACAACTGACAGAGAAGGAAATGGAGGATCTACTCCATTCTTGTGACTTTGACAGCATCGAAGGAATGCAATTCAATCAGTTCATTGTCCTCCTTTGTCTTATCTATCTCCTAGCAGAGCCTTCAACATCTTCACACACT ACATCCAAGATGGGATCACCACAGCTTGACGCTATGTTTGATACAATTGTTCAAGCATTTTTGTTTCTTGATAAAAATGGAGATGGCAAGGTGAACAAGAATGACATGGTCAGGGCATTGAACGAGGGTTCTCCTCAGGAGAAATCTCCAAGGCACATCACCAAGACACGTTTCA AGGAGATGGACTGGGGCAAGAATGGAAAGGTCAGTTTTAAAGAGTTCCTTTCCGCACTAAACAATTGGGTTGGGGTTGATACTGATGATGAGAAGTAA